GAAGAGATACGCAACGCGTTAAAGGATTTCAAGGAAAGCGGAAAATTTATAGTCGCATACGGAGGAAATTATCTTCAGAGTACATATTATCTGGCAAGTGTAGCCGATAAGGTTGCAATCAATCCGCAAGGAAGCCTGGGCTGGCACGGGCTGGCTACGCAAACTTATTTCTTGAAAGACTTGTTGGATAAAATCGGAGTAGAGATGCAAATATTCCGTGTAGGTACGTATAAGTCAGCGGTAGAACCTTATACGTCGACTGAAATGAGCCCTGCCAACCGTGAGCAGACCCAAGCTTTCGCCAACTCGATATGGGGTCAGATGGTAGATGAGGTAGCCGCCTCGCGTCGTATTCCGGCTGATAGCCTCAATGCGCTTGCCGACCGCAACATGGATCTCCAGCCGGCAGAGCTTTATATAAAGACAGGTTTGGCGGATACGTTGATGTATCAGGATGAAATGCTTGCCTATCTGAAGCAGTTGACCGAAACAGATGAAGACGATGCATTGAATAAGCTTTATCTGGAAGACATGGTGAATGTGCAGCGCAATGTGCCGAAAGACAAAAGCGGAAATGTGCTTGCGGTCTACTATGCAACGGGAACGATAGGCTCTGGCGAACTCTCTGCCGATGAAGGCATTCATCCGGAAAAGGTGGCGAAGGATTTGCGCCGCCTGCGTGAAGATGAAAGCGTAAAGGCGGTTGTATTCCGTGTGAACTCGCCGGGCGGAAGTGCTTTCGGCTCGGAAGAAATATGGCGTGAAATAACCTTGTTGAAAGAACAGAAGCCTGTTATCGTATCTATGGGTGACTATGCCGCATCGGGCGGATATTACATTGCGTGTGCCGCCGATTGGATTATAGCCCAGCCGACTACGCTGACCGGTTCCATTGGCATATTCGGCTATATACCTAATGCCGAAAAATTGCTGAATGATAAATTGGGCATTCATTTTGACGGGGTGAAAACCAATAAACTTTCTGATTTAGGTGACATTAGCCGTCCTTTCACCGAAGAAGAAACGGCACTGATGCAGAATATGGTCAATCATGGCTATGAACTCTTTACCCAGCGTTGCGCCGACGGGCGCAAGATGCCGGTGGACGAGATAAAGCGGATAGCTGAAGGCCGGGTCTGGACAGGGAAAATGGCAAAAGACTTGAAGCTGGTAGACGAATTGGGAGGAATTGACCGTGCGATAGCGGTTGCGGCAGAACGTGCGGAAATCGAGAACTATACCGTCATGAGTTATCCCAAACAGGAAGATTTTTTCAGCAGCCTGCTCAGCTCGGGCACAGACCGTTATTTGTCGGCTCGTTTGAAAGCGGAACTCGGCGCATTGTACGAGCCGTTCCGTTATTTGCAGACAATCAAGGAAAGTGACCGGATTCAGGCACGTCTGCCGTTTATGATAACGATAAAATAAGAAAGGATTGATAACTGGTGTTATGGGCAACGACCGGGGAATATATCGCAGTCTGCTTCCTGTAGCCTGGCTGTATGGGGCAGGCGTATGCTTGCGTAACTTTCTTTTTGATAAAGGGGTGTTGCGCCAGCAGGCGTTTTCTGTTCCGGTTATTTGCATCGGGAACCTGACGGTAGGGGGGACGGGAAAGACGCCTCATACCGAGTACCTGATTCGCTTGTTGCGCCCGGAATATCAAGTGGCAGTGCTTAGCCGGGGGTATAAGCGGAAGTCGAGGGGCTTTGTATTGGGTAATCCGGAAACGCCGATTGAAGAGATAGGCGATGAACCTTACCAGATGTTGCACAAGTTTCCCGATGTCTATGTAGCGGTGGATGCCGACCGGTGTGAAGGCATCCGCCGGTTGACCGACGGGCATACGGCTCCCGGCACACGGGTGATTCTCTTGGATGATGCTTTCCAACACCGGTACGTGAAACCGGGTATCAGCATTCTTCTTACCGATTATAACCGGTTGATGACAAGAGATTCGTTGCTCCCGGCAGGCCGCTTGCGTGAGCCGGTTGAAGGGAAAAGGCGTGCTGATATGATTTTAGTAACCAAGTGCCCGCATTCTTTAAGCAGGACAGAACGGGAGGCATTGCGGCAGGAGATTGCTCCCATGCAAAACCAATCGCTCTTTTTTACGGCATTGGCTTATGGCCGGTTGCAATCTTTGTTTGTTTCTTCTCCGGAACGTAGACTGGAAAGCCTTGAAGCTGACGAGCATGTCTTGTTATTGACTGGAATTGCCTCTCCGGCTCCGCTTATCGGGAAATTGTCGGAATATACTTCTCATGTAATGTCCTTGACTTTCCCTGACCATCATGCGTTTGATGCCAATGACCTGCAGCGTGTCAAAGCGGCGTTCGAAACGCTTCCGGAAGGGAAACGGATTATCATTACGACTGAAAAAGATGCTGCAAGGCTTATCGGGCATCCGGAGATAGATGCGAGCCTGGCGCCATTTATTTATGTGTTGCCCATTGAGGTAAGTTTCCTTGACGAGGAAGAAAGAACCATGTTTAACCAAAACATTATAGCGTATGTTAGAAAAAATACAAGAAACAGCAGCCTTTCTGAAGGCTAAAATGCAGACTCATCCTGAAACCGCCATTATCTTGGGAACTGGTTTGGGAAGTTTAGTACATGAGATAACCGATAAATATGAAATAAGTTACAAAGATATCCCCAACTTTCCCCTTTCAACCGTAGAAGGACATAGCGGTAAGCTGATATTCGGCAAGTTGGGCGGGAAAGACATCCTGGCGATGCAAGGGCGTTTCCACTTTTACGAAGGCTATTCGATGCAACAAGTGACCTTCCCGGTGCGGGTGATGCGTGAGTTGGGCATTAAGACGCTTTTTGTGTCGAATGCTGCCGGAGGCATGAATCCTGATTTCGAGATAGGCGACCTGATGATTATCACCGACCACATCAACCTTTTCCCCGAACATCCGTTGCGTGGAAAGAACATCGATTACGGTCCCCGCTTCCCGGACATGAGCGAGGCATATTCGAAGGAATTAATCGCCAAGGCATTGGAAATCGCCAAGGAAAGAGGCATCAAGGTACAGCAAGGCGTATACGTAGGCACACAAGGCCCGACATTCGAAACGCCGGCGGAATACAAGATGTTTCATATCTTGGGCGGTGATGCGGTAGGTATGTCGACCGTGCCCGAAGTCATCGTGGCAAACCATTGCGGCATCAAGGTATTCGGCGTATCGGTCATCACCGACTTAGGCGTAGAAGGTAAAATCGTGGAAGTATCGCACGAAGAAGTGCAAAAGGCAGCCGATGCCGCCCAGCCGCGCATGACCACTATTATGAGAGAACTGATAAACAGAGCGTAAGCCATGCACGAAGGAAACAGAACCGAAATAGCGACGCTAGGCGAATTTGGCTTAATCAAGCGTCTGACGGAAGATATTAAATTGGAGAACAAGGAGTCGGTGTACGGTGTAGGCGATGACGCCGCCGTACTCTCCTATCCGGATAAACAGGTATTAGTTACTACCGACCTGCTGATGGAAGGCGTACATTTCGACCTGGTATATACCCCACTGAAACACTTGGGGTACAAATCGGCCATGGTGAACTTCTCGGATATCTATGCCATGAACGGGACACCCAAGCAAATCACCGTATCGCTTGCCGTATCGAAACGCTTCTGCATCGAAGACTTGGATGATTTCTACGAGGGAGTGAAACTGGCGTGCCGGCAACATCATGTGGATATCGTGGGAGGTGACACGACTTCTTCGGTCACAGGCCTTGCTATCTCCATCACCTGCATCGGCGAAGCGGACAAAGAACAAGTGGTTTATCGGAACGGTGCGAAAGAAACCGACCTGATTTGCGTATCGGGCGACTTGGGTGCCGCCTATATGGGACTTCAGTTATTGGAACGTGAGAAAGCGGTATTCCAAGGAGAGAAGGACGTGCAGCCCGACTTTGCCGGAAAAGAATACCTGTTGGAACGCATCCTGAAACCGGAAGCACGCCGCGACATCATCGAAAGCCTGGCGAAAGCAGGAATCAAGCCCACGGCAATGATGGACATTTCCGACGGACTTTCTTCTGAATTGTTGCACATCTGTACGCAAAGCAAGGTAGGATGCCGAGTTTACGAGGAGCGCATCCCGATAGATTACCAGACCGCCGTCATGGCAGAGGAGTTCAACATGAACCTTTCCACCTGTGCCCTCAACGGAGGAGAAGACTACGAACTGCTCTTCACCGTCCCCCTCACGGCGCACGAGCAAGTAGAGCAGATAAAGGATGTGAAAGTTATCGGCTACATCACCAAACCCGACTTAGGCTGTGCCTTGCTTACGCGCGACGGCACCGAGCTGGAACTGAAAGCCCAAGGCTGGAATCCGCTGAAGTAAAATGAAATAGGGCACAAAAGCATAGAGAGTGATTTTGTGTCCTATTTCATTTAAATGCAAACACTAAAAAAGAATTGCTTCCTGACCTTTCTCATATTTGAAATAAGGAGAGTCTAAAATGTGTTTTTTAAACTGCGATATATTCTCATTCGAAACATCTCCTAATTTTATGATTATTCGATTATTCCTTTCATCTAAAGTATGTCCATAATACTTGATTTCAGGATGATTATCTGCTACAATTAATGAATCTAAAGTCTTCATCATCCCCACTAACATAGCCATACTGTTCGCGTATGGCTTGATGATGATTCCATTTTTAGTTTTACATCTTTGCCAGATATCTTCTTGTACGGTGTATGAATTGGAAGTGGTCCAAATATATAATATCTCATTTTCCACATAGGCACCACCATAATAAGGAGGAATTCCTGATTGTTGTATAGAGGATAACCAATTATGAACGACCTCTTTATTACTGAGCACAGCCTGCGGTATCTTTTCATCAGTATGAGGTTTATTTTCACGACCTGTGCAAGACAACATCAGCACCACTGCTATAACCGCAATATATTTAATATAACTCCAAATCATATCTTTCTACTATACAAGAAGCAGGACAAAAATATGCAATAGAAAAAATGCTATCGAAGCATAAAAGAGCATTCATCATAATCTTTCTCCCGGCAACGGTGGAAGAAATAATCTGTCAGAAAGTGTGCGTTTTGTTGTAAGAATTTCCGTCCGTATTCTTCCCCTTTTAAACTGTTTAGCATCGCATCCGGCAACATGCCCTTGTCTTGCAACATGCAACTCAAGTCGTATGGAATCACGTCTGGGCTAAGTAAGAAAGAATGTGCTTTTTGAGCGGCGGCTTTTGCATCGTAAAACGGATTGTCGGGCGACTTGACACATTCGCATAACTGGGTTTGTATGTACAGCCCCGTACGAGGACTTGCCATCAAGATCAATCCATGCTTTGCTCCTATTGAAGGGAGTTTCAATCCTTCAGCCGTACGGTATTTCATCTCATGAGTCAGGAAACCAATCATTTCTTTCCGGGATTTGCAGAAATAAAAAGGCTTTCCGCCGGTTGCTCGTATGAAGTCTTCATACACAGCCTTTTCGTTCCGATGTTCTTTTTTGTCACGCAGGCTTTCTACAGCTTGCTTTATGTCATTATTCAATGACGGCAACAGACTCATTATACCTATTTGATTCCATACTTTTCCATAATGCAGCAAGGTGCAGAGAGCAACTGATTCACCCACTTGCCTTTCTTTGATAGAACTCAAGTCGAAAGAGTCCTTAGCAACTCGATACACTTCATCCTTACCGCATAGGTCCTGTAAATACAAGAAACCGTCATCTTCCCCTGTAAGCAAGAAGAAACTTTCTATATACTCCTTTGTCGAACGCCATTCTTGCGGACCGTTGTTCTGTTCAGCCCACAATGCCAGCCATTCGCAAGATGTCAAGGATAAAAGGTCTCTGCGCCCTTGCAACATCAAGGCTGTATAGGTGTTATATACGAGCAAGTTCTTCTTTCCTTGCCAATCCTCGCTTAAATCGCTTGTTGTT
The Phocaeicola salanitronis DSM 18170 genome window above contains:
- the thiL gene encoding thiamine-phosphate kinase; this translates as MHEGNRTEIATLGEFGLIKRLTEDIKLENKESVYGVGDDAAVLSYPDKQVLVTTDLLMEGVHFDLVYTPLKHLGYKSAMVNFSDIYAMNGTPKQITVSLAVSKRFCIEDLDDFYEGVKLACRQHHVDIVGGDTTSSVTGLAISITCIGEADKEQVVYRNGAKETDLICVSGDLGAAYMGLQLLEREKAVFQGEKDVQPDFAGKEYLLERILKPEARRDIIESLAKAGIKPTAMMDISDGLSSELLHICTQSKVGCRVYEERIPIDYQTAVMAEEFNMNLSTCALNGGEDYELLFTVPLTAHEQVEQIKDVKVIGYITKPDLGCALLTRDGTELELKAQGWNPLK
- the lpxK gene encoding tetraacyldisaccharide 4'-kinase; this encodes MGNDRGIYRSLLPVAWLYGAGVCLRNFLFDKGVLRQQAFSVPVICIGNLTVGGTGKTPHTEYLIRLLRPEYQVAVLSRGYKRKSRGFVLGNPETPIEEIGDEPYQMLHKFPDVYVAVDADRCEGIRRLTDGHTAPGTRVILLDDAFQHRYVKPGISILLTDYNRLMTRDSLLPAGRLREPVEGKRRADMILVTKCPHSLSRTEREALRQEIAPMQNQSLFFTALAYGRLQSLFVSSPERRLESLEADEHVLLLTGIASPAPLIGKLSEYTSHVMSLTFPDHHAFDANDLQRVKAAFETLPEGKRIIITTEKDAARLIGHPEIDASLAPFIYVLPIEVSFLDEEERTMFNQNIIAYVRKNTRNSSLSEG
- a CDS encoding DUF3843 family protein codes for the protein MKKIYPKEWLELHPYQIVDEVDRYYTDVANQIYQVLNTPLADGMFEEEDARYFSLCLAAWFEDVISQVGIWTTFTATCKKRYGNWLPFYPLDENYYPDEINVEDIRFLLWHHIQFSSRDEGRIINPENPGIELIANELYCILDEIYETAPENERLWLFMHPEGKGRWDSFEKYRLVLQWFHYGSYFNIENQEQYEDELEETTSDLSEDWQGKKNLLVYNTYTALMLQGRRDLLSLTSCEWLALWAEQNNGPQEWRSTKEYIESFFLLTGEDDGFLYLQDLCGKDEVYRVAKDSFDLSSIKERQVGESVALCTLLHYGKVWNQIGIMSLLPSLNNDIKQAVESLRDKKEHRNEKAVYEDFIRATGGKPFYFCKSRKEMIGFLTHEMKYRTAEGLKLPSIGAKHGLILMASPRTGLYIQTQLCECVKSPDNPFYDAKAAAQKAHSFLLSPDVIPYDLSCMLQDKGMLPDAMLNSLKGEEYGRKFLQQNAHFLTDYFFHRCREKDYDECSFMLR
- a CDS encoding purine-nucleoside phosphorylase, with product MLEKIQETAAFLKAKMQTHPETAIILGTGLGSLVHEITDKYEISYKDIPNFPLSTVEGHSGKLIFGKLGGKDILAMQGRFHFYEGYSMQQVTFPVRVMRELGIKTLFVSNAAGGMNPDFEIGDLMIITDHINLFPEHPLRGKNIDYGPRFPDMSEAYSKELIAKALEIAKERGIKVQQGVYVGTQGPTFETPAEYKMFHILGGDAVGMSTVPEVIVANHCGIKVFGVSVITDLGVEGKIVEVSHEEVQKAADAAQPRMTTIMRELINRA
- the sppA gene encoding signal peptide peptidase SppA, whose product is MKDFLKYMLAAIVGVCIVGVVFAIIGVMSIAGMVASSSGSETKVSDNSVFILNLKGSVEERVQPNPLSQLVGEEFGTYGLDDILGSIKKAKDNEKIKGICLDAGAFVCPPASLEEIRNALKDFKESGKFIVAYGGNYLQSTYYLASVADKVAINPQGSLGWHGLATQTYFLKDLLDKIGVEMQIFRVGTYKSAVEPYTSTEMSPANREQTQAFANSIWGQMVDEVAASRRIPADSLNALADRNMDLQPAELYIKTGLADTLMYQDEMLAYLKQLTETDEDDALNKLYLEDMVNVQRNVPKDKSGNVLAVYYATGTIGSGELSADEGIHPEKVAKDLRRLREDESVKAVVFRVNSPGGSAFGSEEIWREITLLKEQKPVIVSMGDYAASGGYYIACAADWIIAQPTTLTGSIGIFGYIPNAEKLLNDKLGIHFDGVKTNKLSDLGDISRPFTEEETALMQNMVNHGYELFTQRCADGRKMPVDEIKRIAEGRVWTGKMAKDLKLVDELGGIDRAIAVAAERAEIENYTVMSYPKQEDFFSSLLSSGTDRYLSARLKAELGALYEPFRYLQTIKESDRIQARLPFMITIK